The genomic DNA GAATGTTCACCGCCTCACCGAGAATTGCTAATTCTCGTCGATCGAAGCATCCTGCTCTGTATATGAAGCGGCGATCCGGGTCGAAGTATGATGTTCCACCCGTGTACGGACTCTGAAGGAAGAACCAGTATTTGCTATCCAGGTGAGCGAATACTTCCCATTGACGCACAGCAGGATGGGTGTGACGACGACATGCAGTTCGGAGTACAAGCAGAGGGAGATATTAATAGACCTGGACACTGTGAATGACAGCTACTGTATGAGTACTGTACGATATGAGGCAGTACAATGCAAATGACTTGGAGGACATAAATGACTTTCGGATCGCCAAAATGGCACAGCGGATGTCCGACACGATTGTCAGGAATCCTGATGCTTCTCTTTCAGAGTGGTTTGGACCTTCATAACCGAATAAGCATGGTAGACCCCTCTGTGGTCTCACAGATTACCCTGCTGACTGACTATATCAACCGACCTCAGTTCCTACACCCTGCTACCATGCAATCATGATACGCCGTTCCTTTGATATTCGCCACAAAGCAAGGAGGAAGGCCAAATGAAGGCGACCATCAAGTTTACATATGGTAGTTAGTTGAATTGTAAGTCAAGCTGCACGTCACTGGTTATTCGAACATAACATACATTTTGGTCAAATCtatcgttgatcatcaaaaAAGATAATCAAGAAAAGGGGACAAACAAGTTAAAGAGCTTAGGCTAATATTTTTACCGAACATACCATATTGTACATATTTTGTTATAGACATAGATATCAAGTTCATATATATGAGATCGGGAAGCCAAACAGAAATGTTATCAACCAAACTCCTGAAACAGTTCTTGTCCGAGTCTAACTAAGTTGATCCCATAATCCTTTCGCACTACCCAAATCCCTATCTTTATCAAACCCAAAAGAATTCGATAAGGTATTCTCGTCAAAGGTAAAATCACCCGAATTATACCATAATTGAGTCATAGCATTCCAAGCTATTTGATTTTCGTCCGTCGCCGAAGCGGAAGCCGACACCGACGTGGAGTCCAATTGCGCAGGCTGCATTTCTTGCGTCGTTGTTGTCGTCGTGGTGACTTCGCTTTCAGTCAAAGGACCATATCTAACTAATAACAAGTCCGATAATTTCTTGAAGATCTCATTATATTTGGAAGTTTCTTTCAATGATTTACTGAAAATTTCTAACAAGTCATTACATTGTTCTAACCTTTTCTTAACTTCGGCTTTCCATCCAGCATCATCGATCAAGTTCTTATTCCTCGAATCGAACTCGCACAGACAGTATAATAGCGATATACACGATAAGAATTGGCTGgatatgttgatgaggttgtaACTGACTTTATTCGCTTTGTACAGGTTGAGATACAATTCGACGCAATTCAAACTTGATTCATGGAGGATCTTCAACTTTTCCTCATTCATCGAAGGGACCAAGGGTGATGGACGATATAACAAACAAAGTAATTGTTGGTAATTCAACAAGAACCATGAGTAGGATGTATGGATCATACTTCCACTATCGCTATTACCGTTGTTCTCATCGTCCGCAGGGGATAAAGGACATTCAGACAACCAGATATCAAGCTGTTTATGCAGGTTGTGAATGATATTCGATCGTTCAGTCTCACTATGAGAGTTTTGTTCACCAGATACTGAGTAGACGGTCGAGAGTATTATACCTCCCAATCGACGGAGCTTGATGATATGTCGAGTGAAGTCGATTCGGGGTCGACCTCGATATGGCTCGTCGGTAGGCAAGGGTGAAGGTAGCTAAAAAAACAATTAGAACATTGGTCAGCTGAAAACCTCGATTGAGGTAAACGAGGATGGATAGCTCACATCGACATCTATGTCGTTGTCTACAATAGCAAGTGGTTTAGACAATGTCACAGCCACCAATCTATCCAGATTGAACAGTGAATAGAACACTCTCTTTCTATGCTCGACTTCGCTCGCAGGTAAAGTCGAATCATCAACTCTTCGATGTAAGTTTAGAGCGATAGCGATTCTAGCGGCGAAACCGACAACGTGCCAGAGAGAGATACCTGATGGGTCAAACATGGCATAGATACCAAGTAGAATAAGGGATTGTACGCAAAGCTATATCCACAAAGCGCCATCAGCCCAGTAAGACCAAGTACGGTTATTGAACTAATCAAACTCACgatatcctctttccctAGTGCCGCACGGAAACTCGAGAAAGCCCTATCTTTGTATATCTTCGAAGAGCCTTTTTCAGCCTCGCCAGTTCGCTCTTTGTTGGTCGTCCCAATGGCGATGACCATGAACAGAAGGAACTCTTTTCTCGCCCACAGTTCAGCATCTTGATCTGGTTGTTGACCTGACGAGCTATATGTGCTACCTCTCCTACTGGCTCCCGACTGATCTTGACGATAAATCTCATCCATGTCCCTCGAGAACTCGTCTCTCTGTAAGAAAGGGTACGAAATAGCATTCATGACAAAGAAGGACTCCACAGCTTGAAGGGCAATATCGTAAGGGGGTAAAGGGGTTTGCTTGTGTTGCGACTGCGTTTGACCAAACGGATTCGTACTCGCTCTTGTGTTGTCCGTCCTCCCATTATGTAAAGATGCGAGTGAATCGAGAGCAGCGGTGTCACTACTGAAGACCGGACCGGAAAGATCATTGGATCGAACCGACAAGATGGTATTTGACATAGCAGCGAAATCAGCCTGAGTGGTCAATTGCTCGGagaattgatgatcatcgtatATATCTTTTTCGGGAGGTGGCGGTAATCCTCTTTCTAAGTTGGATATAGCAGATTCCAAATGATGGATCCTCTCTGCTGCAGATGCGATTTGAGAGGTCAATGCTACGTTATCGGCTTTTAGGCTCGTGACATAGCTATATAGACAGATGTCCATTCATCAGCGGTGAGCTGATTGACACTAAGtagacaactcacctggcTGTAGCAGGACTCAATTCGAATACACAAGCCACATCCGCTTTGTTACACCCTGCACACCTTGGTTTCGCATTATCACatttcctcttgatcttgtgGCATCTGACACAAGCTTGTGCCGCACCCTTTGGAGGATGAATGTAGACTGGACCCAATTTGAAATCACATGATGGGTCGGCATAGTCCAGTACACCATCCTCAGGTATTCCGTCATCTTTCACTCCGTTGTTTCTGTTATCTTTCGATTGACGGGGTTTACTAACCCTCGCTCTCTTTCGAGGCTTGGGtttatcacctttatcttcattaccttcttcatctttgttcTCTCCCTCGTTTGAAGGCTGATCTTGAGGGATAGCTGTTTGTGATGGGTAATCCGCATCGTGATGAGATTCATCTCGATAACCTTCTTCCCATGGATGAGGGTGTCTGTTACCGGTAGTATACGATCCATTACCCCATccagctctttcttccctaGCAGAAGAGCTCTGATACCCGTTACTATTTATCCCGTGAGACGACTCGTCCCCTTCGTGTTCGGATTGAGATCCGCGTCGCTTGATATTGGGTGCTGCGCCCTCTTCGCCCATCAATTCGGGAGCTATCACCATTGATGAGTTGCTGGTGTTTTCCAATGCAGCAGAGAGGGTGGATATCGGGGGTAGTGTTGGGGGTGTGAATGACATGGCGCTGATGGGGCGATAGTGACAGTGACGGTACGCTGGTAGCAGGACTGCAGTGGTAGTTGATAGCTATCTGTCGATGTGATATATGGTGGTAGTTGCTGTGGTATGGTTGTTTTGTTTGCGGGGGAATTGCAACTGCAAGTGGAAGTAGTCATGTAAGTTATGATGTGAGTACCTGGTTTACCCTGAGAACGGTGGGTGCCGCTTTCCGCCAACTAGCGGAGAATTCCGCAATTATAGATCACCGACTGCAGAGGATACATGATGTGGCTTTAAGAAAGCATGTTATTGGGTAAATATCACGTGACTCCGGATTATCGGGTTCATCCGAAGTGCGGGCGATAAACGCATGTTGTCATGTTGGGATTGTGTGATTGTCGGGCGAGAGAACAGGAGATAAAGAAAGACTCGAAAacaccaaaaaaaaaataggctctcattcatctctttctgtttCATCTCAGCTAGCTTCTCCCTGTATCCTAACTACAGCTCGACATGACCAACGCAGCAACTATCAATGGCGCGAATTCCTCCGAGCCGGTCGATATCCTGCTCATAGGATTGGGATCAATCGGTTCGGTTTACGCTTATCTCCTCGAGAGGGTGGGTTGTACTCTAAATGTATCGAGCCTAAGCTGATATGAAGTTCCAGTCTGGTAAAGCAAGGGTCACTGCCGTTGCAAGATCCAACTATACCCTCTATACCACTACTGGCGTGACTCTTCACACTGATAGGTTCGGAATCGTCGAAGGATGGAAACCATATAGAGGTGAGCTTTTGTGAACAATTTAGTTTTTTAtgctgagctgacgttatctTCCCGCCTAGTTGTTCGatctcaagctgaagctCTCGCCGATGAGAAGCGGTACGCTATATGTGTAGTCTGTACCAAATGCCTGCCAGACGTATTACCAAACTCTGAATTACTGAAAGATGCTATCGAAAGTGGTCAGATCGGTTCATGGAATTTGGTCCAAGTAAGCTCACATATTCCCATCCACGGAGTTAAatgagctgacatggtgaATAGAATGGGCTTGGCATAGAAGAAGACCTGTATCAGGCTGTAAAACATCTCGGTACACCCGTTATGTCGAGTCCAGCTTGGATAGGTATAGTCACGGAAGGTAGTTTAGTAAGATGGAGAGGTAAAGTGAGTATCGTCATCTCTAAAAGGGTCCGCTGTgtccagctcaccttcttttaCGGTTatgattgagctgatatgtaATTTAGGACACCTTGGTTACCGGCTTATATCCGCCATTACCACCCAAAGACAAACCTGCTGAGGGTGAAGCAAGGATATTCACAGCAAGGGAGAAAGATGCTTTGAAGCTCTGGGTTGATCTTTTGACTGCTGGTGAAGGTTATGTACATCCTACAGATCATATCGATTCTATCAGATTCTTGAAGGTATGTCAATTCCCTATACCATCCTCCCACATCAAGACATCTTTCAGACCTGGGCGTCTCAGTCTTATCTTTTGAAGTATATATAGCTGACTAATTCATTTCATTTAGAACGTATGGAACTGCGCTTGGGCAGTAGTAACAGGCTTGATTCGACATACCGCATTACAATTCAGTTACCTCGGACCAACTGAAGAAAAGTATATCAAAGACTATTTCATGGAGATCGTCGATATCGGTTTCAAAACTGGATTATTGTACGAAGGGATGATTCAGTATCCTGCTGGAGATGTTATGGGTGATGCACAAAGTGTCGTAAACAGAGCTTGGACAGTCGTGAGTCCACCCTTAGTCtgttatcatcttcatcttcattttgaACTCACTACCGGTTTGAACTCATGTCTGCTCATGTAATTGTCATATACTGACAGATCGGTATTTATTACAGCTCACAGGCACAGCCCGAGAAAGAGGGGTAGGCCATAAATACTCCCTTCTCATCGACGTCGAACAAAATAGACCATTCGAAGTCGAAGTCATTGTCGGGTCAGTATTGAACATCGCCAAGAAGAATAACCTCGTGACGCCAAGGTTGGAATTCGCTTATGCGATGTTGAAGGCTTTACAGTTGGAGATCATCAGGGATAACGATAGGAAGAAAGTGCAGAAGGCTGATGAAGTTGGTgcatgatctgttgatcaGATCGCGTTCCGTATACGTTCGGCTTACAAAAGATGTTAGATACGATGCTGGAAAgtttgacatgatgatgggaatgcgGAGACATCAATTGATCTTGGGATATACATCGGTCGTGCTTATAGAGATAGAATGTAGATTGATCATATATGCATTTGCCATACATCAATGACCTATTCCAGCCTTTCTCATGTTCTCAATCTGATAGACTGAATGaagatatcctttcatccctcaacCCTTGGGGATTTCCAATTTTCAATATATCCTTTCACCCATATAACCCTAGTCCATAGACGGCTAACATTCCATCGATGTATGTCAATTATAGCTACAAGTATCTTGACCCTCAGAGTAGCTCGTTAGATCCATATCTGTACTCCTCAATACAAAATCAACCAAATCAACGTCAAAAAGCGAAAGTAAAAAATTGGCAAGATGGCAGAAGATAAAAAGAAATTCCCACTACCTCCCggagtaggagcaggtaaacctgatcatccattcGCAGTAACGGTGGAAGATCCTATACCAGTGAGTGAGACACCTGAATCATAATACGAAGTGCAATTACAAATAGATCATCCAGTTGACTGGATGATTATTCGGTGTAATACCATAGAATGCAATTGTACCTGACGGATATGGAATCAAATATCATGCTTATCACACGATGTAAGTTCATTCACATCTCGATAACGACCCTGATGCAGATGACCTGATAATATGATTTTCGCCTTCTTAGAACGGAAGGAGTATTGTAAGTTATCCAGTCCCACAACACTTCCTATAACGCACAGATAGGAGATATTTTACTGAATGATCTTGCATTAGCTTACCTGCCGGTACATCTTTACCTGGAGGAGCGGTACTTCCAATGTCATCAGTTGCTGATTTCCCAATGGTCTTACCCATGGGTACCAAATTACCTGGAGGAGTTATGGTGCCTGTGAGTTCCATCGTGTCCCGTCAGTGAGAACGGCTTGGTTTTAAattcaatcttatctttaTATTGTTTAGATCGTGATGCagaaggtagagaagaaatcagTTACAGCTTCTGATCCACCTGGACCAATCTGTTCCATCCAATAACTAACCCCAATACGAAACTGTATATACGTGTTGCTTGTCCTGTTATATGTATGCATTACATCTCCCTAAGCTATCTTCACTATACTTCCTTTTCCCCCCTTTCCTATTCTTGTACATCATCCACACActaatcatcatcccaatgACCTTGTTGTTTAGGAGGAGCCAAACCAGCCTGTTTCGCCACAATGATACTATCCACCCTAAGTACCGAGATAGCAGCGTCCGTAGCCAGCTTGATAGCCCAATCTTTAGCAGCGAATGGATCCAAaattcccttctctttcgaCGAGGTGATAATTCCATTGCCATTTGATGAATTTTCAGAATCGATATCTACACCAGCTTCAGGTTGACCTTCCGCATGCGACTTGTACAGGAGCGAAACGACATCTTCGGCATTTAGACCAGCGTTCTCAGCGAGAGTCCGAGGGACAACTTCGAGTGATTCCGCCCATCTCTTTATGGAATGTTGAGCTAATCCAGATGTCTTTCCACCAAACTCGGATACTCGTCGAGCAACTTCGATTTCACTTGATCCAGCTCCAGGTACCTGTCTACCATCTCTCAACAAGATCCTAACGGTGTTTATACCATCATCCAAGGATCTTTCTAAATCATCGAGATAGTTGGCTGTAGCTCCTCGAAGGACGATAGTAGCGGTTCTGgtcttttcaccttcctcttgaCGCAGTACAGTCACTCGATCTCCTCCGATCTCGACAGTCTCAAAGACATCCACCATACCTGCTTCTTCGGCTGTAGGTGCACCTAACCTAGCTAACGGTGTAGCACCAACCACTCGACATAATCTTCGAAGATCGAATTTGGATAAAACCTTGATGACACCGATGTTCAACCTGTTGAGGTAGTGTAAAGCGAGATCACCAATACCCGAACCGGCAATGATGAGTTTCACACCTGAGTCGGCGATTTCTTTGAAGTACTGCATATATCAATGTAGTGTCAGTCACAATGCTTTCATTGAATCTTTGATGTTCATGTATAGACTTACACCCTCAAGCTGCTTCTCCTCTCCCCTCGAGAAGTTCAACAAATCATCTGCCTTTTTAAGCAACACAGTTCCCTTGGTTTCAGTCTGCGAAATATCCAATCCACAAGTATAAACAGCAACTTTAGCTTTGGTAGCATTCTTCACGACACCTGAGCAAGGCCAAGTCAGCTTGGATTATTCAGATCCGCCGAAATTCGAAGAaaagctgacataccttcagGTTCTCTACCAAACACCATACCTCTGACTACTCTACTAGCTTCCAGCCCTCCACCCAAGACTTTCACAACTCTGACGGAATCGACGTTGAAGTCCTTGGGGTTCTTAGGCATGACCGCCAGAGAGGCCTCAGCTACCAATTGAGCGAGGAAATCTTCACAACCTGGTTGTTTCGAGGCGAGGGAGGTGGCGACAGCTTTGGAGAGCTGCTCGGCGGTAGGTAAAGGAGATGCAGGGATCGTTGAGCATATGAGGGCTTTCAAGAAGAGAATCGGATTAGCTGACATCGTTTTCTGAAAATCGAGACAACTCACTCTCCAGTTCTTCTCGACCTTTAGCCAAAGCCATCTCATACCCCTGAACCACATCTGAAGGATGTAAACCCATAGTCAAAAGATGTTCTGATCTCTTCAGCAATTCTCCGGCAAGGATCAATACGAGATTGGTAGCGTCACCCATCTATTCACTCAGCTGTCAGCTTGCTATCCTCATAGTGGATGAGGAGCTAGAAGAAGCTTACCTCGGCTTCTTGAGCTGTACTAGCCATGACCAGCAACTTGGCAGCAGGGTGAGCAACTTCGATCTCCCGGATGATAGTGGCTGCATCAGAAGTTACGAATAGTCTtccaagatgattgatgataagCTTGTTACGACCTGGTAGTAGGATCAAATGATCAACAAATAAGTTTTGGATGATACAATAGTACAACCGTTCAGATCACAGTCTCGTTATACTCACCATTAGGACCGAAAGAAGTTCTGACAATTTCACTCAATTCTCCCACAGCTGCAATATTCCTTAATACCGCTTCTTCAAGACCGGACATTTGCTATAACCACATGATTATTAGTCATCCGATAGTATCACAGCCTTACGATGAAGCAAATCGATATGACCAGTGGAATTGCATAGCCAGTACTATTAGGAAGAGGTGTAGAAAGAACATGAACGTACCTTATATCCAGCCTTGAAAAGGTCTGGGCCTCCAGCTTTTGGTACTTTCAACGACATTTTggctcttcttcttcgcttccGGGATGCCTAGGAGGTGTTGAAGGGTAAAGAGAGCTTTTTATAGATAGCGAAGATGTGTCAAGAAAGCTGCAGAATAAATGTTGAACCTGTTGGAAATGTTCGAAATTGAAACGACGCGCTCATACCTCCACTGATCATGTGAGTACCATGCATATGCCACGTGGGGAACAAAATGCCTTGTGGCAATTGCTTCTCCTAACGCTGCTGGCAAGTCAGATGTGAACTGTGGCAATTCAATCAGTACCATCGAATGCATGAGGATAACGATTGATGGATCAGACCGTTCACAGGTTATTGGGAATATCAACATTGCCATCACATTTATCATGATAGCATTCGGTATTTATAAATTCAGAGCATAGAAATGACTTATGAACACAGAAGACAGACGTATACAGTAGAACGGACTTCAAGATCACTCGCGCTCAGCACCCCTTGTTCAATGAATTGAGACAATCTGAAACACCAGATTCAACATTGTCATGCTTCATCAGTAGCTCGTCGGAATAAGGCTCTTTACAAAAGGACTTAATGATCTGGTACTTGGCCAAGAAATGTTCCTGCGTTTCAAATTCCAAAGCGAACAACACTAGGCCCGATTGGAATTTCGCACAGAATACTGGAAATTGTCATTCGGCCGTGTGGTGAAACTACATAATCATTCTTACCATGTGGTCACCAATCTGTCAATTCAGATAATGTTATCCGTTTCAAGGCACCCCCATAAtaactcatcatccttctatTGATTTTcctgatggatgatgaagtggcATTTGATATTGAATCGCCAAACTCACAATTCCAGCTTGATACATTGATTTCTAGCATACCACATGTAATGGGATGTTTCAAGTGTGTTGGATGCTGGTGGATTTTGGATGACGACCGTATTAGTTGAGATCCAGCATATCGTACATCCCGATGGGATGATTGTATACGACCGATCAgtggagatgggaaagggTAGGGAAGAAAAGTCAGGATAGAGTTTATGATAGATATATGTTCAAGGGGACTTCTGTACTTGTCTAACCTTTTCATTCCTTCACTTCACTTTTCTGTCTTTTCTTTGTTTTTCCGACTCCGACCAATCAATGGTCATTTGATTCTTTCTTTACATTCCTGTTTCTGTGAAACTAGATTCAACCCCAACTTTATCCTTTTCTGCTTTTTGACAAAGATcagaagaattggatataCCCACAATCATTTTAAACGACACACACCTCGACGGTACAAAGTCAACCTcaactcaacctcaacctcaatctcatccctctttctcttttttgcAGGATCAACAATCGATATCTTCCGAGAACATAACAACAAATTATAATATCAAGACTTCGATATCAACACTAAGCAATTGATTTGCATACGATCTGCTTGATTTCTCTCCTGGACTTGTTATAATCATCGAGCCTGCCATCGTCAGTCAATAAACTATTCTATCAAGACATTCAGAGGCATATAACCGGCAATCACATTTCACACGATGCTATTCCTCTCAGCTCTCCTACCTCTTTTGGCAATAACCTCCGCCcgatccatcccatctcccaaAGCCGATGCAAATCTCGACTCCCGAGGACTCCTAGACGGACTAGTCGGCGGACTAGGTCAGACGGTGGGTAATCTGGGAGGTACCCTGGGAGGTGTCGTCGGGGGATTGGGCAACACAGTCGGTGGATCCGTCGGAGGAACAGTAAGCGGAGTGGGTCAAGCTCTCGGTGGAACGGTAACTACCGTTGGAGGTACAGTGGTGGAAGTATCCAAATTGAATTTGGACGTATTGGTAAACACCTGTATAAGGCTCGGGACAGCCACAAAGGTCAACGAAGTAGCTTCTGTAGGTGGAGGGTTGGTTGATCAGTCTGGAGGAATTACCTTGGCTGCTGGTGCATGTGTCTGTGTAGATGCTGCTGCCTCGGCATCGTTGAGTGAAGTATCTGCCAATGTCGGTGTGTACGCTTCTGGAGGATTGTACTTTAATGGAACGGCTGCAGCAGATATAGCTTCTTCGGTATGTGTTCCCCTTCTCATACTTCACTGTCGTGCCACAGTGCTGACTTGTGATGCGACATGTTTACTGTAGACTCAACCTGGTTTACTGGGCTTATCAACTGGTGTATACAACTTCGACGTTGCAGAAACCTGCATAGCAGCTTCAGTGTCATTATCAAACtctcatcatgatcttcaaCCAGTCGGTGGATCATGTTGTGCAAGAGGTAAGTTTTCGCCACATCGAGGATCTTGGGAATTTGGGATTTTATGCTGATGTGACATCTGGATCGAATAGCTTGTAATTCAGGATACGTCCTGACAGGAGGTTCGACATGTTGTCTACCGGGATCCACCCTCTCATCCACAGGACAATGTATAACTCCACCTACATGCACAACTAACGAGATCCTATGTAATAATCAATGTTATCCCAAATCAAGTTACACTTGTCCATCAGGTCTACCAGTGATGATTCAATCGAAACGATCTGAAACTTGTCCGGTGGGTATGGAGAAATGTTCGATTGGGACGTTGGGGTTGAATCAGTGGGAATGTATTGATACGAAATCGGATATTGAATCTTGTGAGTCCATTCCCAGCTGTCTCTCACCTACGAAATATATTCCATGTCACCTGATTCGATAATCGAggacaagaaagagaatattgagctgatatcgtGCTGTAGGCGGAGGATGTATGTACCCCACACCATCAGACACCAATCCCCTAGCCATCTCTACAGGAACAGACTGTACCTCCTTACCGGGTACAAACGGCGTATCATGCGTAAAAGGTCAatgtcaaatccaatcatGTCTTAAAGGATTTAAACTATCTAATAACGGTACCTCTTGCGAGAAACAATATCAATTGCCTgtaagaagatcaaacagGGTTAGGATtgtacaacaacaatcatcataATCTACCAGAAATAATTGGAATGgtcctttccttttttttcgtcttcttcttcttcttcttctgccactAATTTACTACTGTACTTACGAAATCTTGATGGACATTTACCTTTCTCGTCTATTCACGTAAATTCATATTCCTTGATCtctcctctacctccttcCAGTGGACTATTTTCATTAGGTTTTTATAATTCTTTCCGGATCCACTTTAATGATACTATACCCTTACATTTTGGTATACAGTACCCCTCATATATTTCATACCCACATTACACGGACACTCATAACATTATTTATTCCCTTTTAACGTAAGTCACCTACGATCACCTTTATAACTCTTATAATCATGAATACTTTAATGCATGACGAACAACTATATGCCCTTTAGCACTTTGTATACATCAGGAAcgatatactatatacagGGACGATCATCTATTCACAAGTATTTCATACTATGATGAAAATCGATTGTCCCACTGTGACGTCCCTCTTCTTTTGTCATGATCCCTCCAATACCAATGAGTCTACTCCGGATATATGTACGCTAAGTCCAATCTCGCTCCGCTCATCTCCTAGCCTCATGCACCTGGTCACTTTCAAGAGGCGTTACAGCCTCACCTCCAAAACTCACACCTTTCAGTTGACCCacactcttcttcctacttCTCTCACCTAACGTGCCAACCCCGCCAATCAAGTGAGGAGCGATTGGATGAGATTCTCCTTGTGCATATACACTGGAGTTAGTCATTGACATAGCAGCGGCGGCTACGTCCGAGGGATGATTTGTCATTCCCGGTCGGTTGCTCACTGTTGTTCGGTCATTCGACGTTGAAGGTGGCTGAGGGGAAGGCTGGTGAGGTAATCGCGCTGGAGAAGATTGTTTTAGGTGCGTCGGAGTggctgaaggtgaatgtTGACCATGTCGGATCAATGCACTATCATAGTATCACAGTGTCAGTCAtcgtgatgatcatcagtatgTATGATAGGATATGAGATACTTACAGTTCTTCAAGTAATGTAGAATGCCTATAAGCTAATCTAATAGTAGGCACATTGGTCTACAACATAACAGAGCCTCATCAGTCATCTGATCGTTCTAATGTCTGATCCGTTCAGCTGAggagactcaccttgtggATATCATTACCAGCTGCACCGGGTAAATACCACTTATGACCTATCCAATGTTTCTTGACCTGCATTTCCCATCCGCTCTGTAACACCGAGTTTCTGGCCAATTCACACATATCCGCAGGGGTGAGCTTGTAGATCTGAGCA from Kwoniella mangroviensis CBS 8507 chromosome 1 map unlocalized Ctg02, whole genome shotgun sequence includes the following:
- a CDS encoding T-complex protein 1, theta subunit, with the translated sequence MSLKVPKAGGPDLFKAGYKQMSGLEEAVLRNIAAVGELSEIVRTSFGPNGRNKLIINHLGRLFVTSDAATIIREIEVAHPAAKLLVMASTAQEAEMGDATNLVLILAGELLKRSEHLLTMGLHPSDVVQGYEMALAKGREELETLICSTIPASPLPTAEQLSKAVATSLASKQPGCEDFLAQLVAEASLAVMPKNPKDFNVDSVRVVKVLGGGLEASRVVRGMVFGREPEGVVKNATKAKVAVYTCGLDISQTETKGTVLLKKADDLLNFSRGEEKQLEGYFKEIADSGVKLIIAGSGIGDLALHYLNRLNIGVIKVLSKFDLRRLCRVVGATPLARLGAPTAEEAGMVDVFETVEIGGDRVTVLRQEEGEKTRTATIVLRGATANYLDDLERSLDDGINTVRILLRDGRQVPGAGSSEIEVARRVSEFGGKTSGLAQHSIKRWAESLEVVPRTLAENAGLNAEDVVSLLYKSHAEGQPEAGVDIDSENSSNGNGIITSSKEKGILDPFAAKDWAIKLATDAAISVLRVDSIIVAKQAGLAPPKQQGHWDDD